A window of Enoplosus armatus isolate fEnoArm2 chromosome 3, fEnoArm2.hap1, whole genome shotgun sequence contains these coding sequences:
- the LOC139282387 gene encoding endothelial zinc finger protein induced by tumor necrosis factor alpha-like: MANATLQSFNVFLTERLTAAAVDIYGFVEKTIIDYQEEVYRTQLENQRLQRLLDLVYKPEIRLHRADSRQIDLPTPTQDVCAQEQQIQKECIPSEANKEPFKEEPTEPWTRSVETPSTNIAFTCFVCGRITDTRSQMICHMRAHTGEKPFACPICGNKYKLKGHMKEHMRTHTGERPYTCYICGKSFNRSSTMSKHARIKHRENLPFKCMQCSQRFPLLVVFKQHMKTVHDVTFSTSFLLLTGVSLHEVDVALRQLIKTTSKKDAKQPTAPTSAEEIPPKQPEWSLSVCQDEPGPSQIKEEQEQQKEELWINGNEEQPSEEDSDDGDALTKALIKTVQQLEDCRAAEESRETKQTPAEDLKHSEEKTSTTLYRCHICNYIFTKKTVLTWHLKTHESKSHDSKGNFDCHICGKHIPCQSNLQNHMRVHTGERPYSCHFCGKCFKLKGHMTEHIRTHTGEKPFSCHICDKSFNRGSTLRKHVLAKHKEERPYKCGDCDELFTERLLMKRHMRKVHGVKLLTSQSPA; this comes from the exons ATGGCTAACGCTACGCTTCAGTCATTCAACGTCTTTCTGACGGAAAGGTTAACTGCAGCTGCGGTAGACATCTATGGATTCGTGGAGAAGACAATAATAGACTACCAGGAGGAGGTGTACCGAACACAGCTGGAGAACCAGAGGCTGCAGCGGCTGCTGGATTTGGTCTACAAACCAGAGATAAGGCTGCACAGGGcag ATTCAAGGCAGATCGATTTGCCCACACCGACACAGGACGTTTGTGCTCAGGAGCAGCAGATACAGAAGGAATGTATTCCCAGTGAGGCCAACAAGGAGCCATTCAAAGAGGAACCGACGGAACCCTGGACCAGGTCTGTGGAGACACCT TCTACCAACATAGCGTTCACCTGCTTTGTCTGTGGCAGAATAACAGACACCAGGAGTCAAATGATCTGCCACATGAGAGCGCACACCGGCGAGAAACCGTTTGCCTGTCCCATTTGTGGGaacaaatacaaactgaaaGGTCACATGAAAGAACATATGAGGACTCACACTGGGGAAAGGCCTTACACCTGCTACATCTGTGGGAAAAGCTTCAACAGATCTTCCACCATGAGTAAACACGCCAGGATCAAGCACAGGGAGAACCTGCCATTCAAGTGCATGCAGTGCAGCCAGCGCTTTCCTCTACTCGTTGTGTTCAAACAGCACATGAAGACGGTCCACGATGTCACCTTCTCT ACCAGTTTTCTACTCTTGACTGGTGTGTCCCTTCATGAAGTTGATGTGGCTCTGAGGCAGCTGATCAAAACTACCtcaaaaaaag ATGCCAAACAGCCAACTGCACCTACATCCGCAGAGGAGATTCCCCCTAAACAGCCGGAGTGGAGCCTGAGCGTGTGCCAGGACGAGCCAGGACCCTCCCAGAttaaagaggagcaggagcagcagaaggaggAACTGTGGATCAACGGGAACGAGGAGCAACCTTCAGAAGAGGACAGCGATGATGGGGACGCCTTGACAAAAGCACTCATCAAGACAGTGCAGCAGTTAGAGGACTgtagagcagcagaggagagcagagagacaaagcaaaCCCCTGCGGAGGATCTAAAGCACTCTGAAGAGAAGACAAGTACCACCTTATACCGCTGCCACATATGCAACTACATATTCACCAAAAAAACGGTGCTTACATGGCACCTCAAGACGCACGAAAGCAAGTCACATGACAGCAAGGGAAACTTTGACTGTCACATATGTGGTAAACACATACCCTGTCAGAGCAATCTGCAGAACCACATGAGAGtacacacaggagagagaccCTACAGCTGCCATTTCTGTGGCAagtgttttaaactgaaagGACACATGACAGAACATATAAGGACTCACACGGGAGAGAAACCTTTCAGCTGTCACATCTGTGACAAATCCTTCAATAGAGGTTCAACTCTAAGGAAACACGTTTTGGCCAAACATAAAGAAGAGAGACCGTACAAGTGTGGGGATTGCGACGAGTTATTTACTGAAAGGCTACTGATGAAGAGGCACATGCGAAAAGTTCACGGCGTCAAACTGCTCACGAGTCAGAGCCCTGCCTAG